Proteins encoded within one genomic window of Sphingomonas sp. KRR8:
- the hemC gene encoding hydroxymethylbilane synthase encodes MQRPLVLGTRGSPLALAQAHMVAAALEAAHGWPADSVELRTVKTSGDRIQDRPLAEVGGKYLWTKELDQFLLGGETDLSVHSMKDVESDRPEALHIAAMLPRADVRDRLIGAESLDELAQGARVGTSSPRRAAQLLRRRPDLQIVPLRGNVATRLGKLGVECDATLLAAAGLDRLGIDEGSPVETDVMLPAPAQAAIGIECRTDDARVRELLAPINHGATCAAVHAERAFARAVGGSCHSPVAALAVVGADGLIWLRAELLSTDGAEQEGGEVRFDPVSDSDAPEALARDLLERAPPSIRTLFA; translated from the coding sequence ATGCAGCGTCCCCTTGTCCTTGGTACCCGTGGTTCTCCCCTGGCGCTGGCGCAGGCCCATATGGTCGCGGCGGCGCTGGAAGCCGCGCATGGCTGGCCGGCCGACAGCGTCGAACTGCGCACGGTGAAGACCAGTGGCGACCGGATCCAGGACCGGCCGCTGGCGGAGGTCGGCGGCAAGTATCTGTGGACCAAGGAACTCGACCAATTTCTCCTCGGCGGGGAGACCGACCTGTCGGTGCACTCCATGAAGGATGTGGAGAGCGACCGGCCGGAGGCATTGCACATCGCGGCCATGCTCCCGCGGGCCGACGTCCGCGACCGGCTGATCGGGGCGGAGTCGCTGGATGAACTGGCTCAGGGCGCACGGGTGGGAACCTCTTCGCCGCGCCGCGCCGCCCAGTTGCTTCGGCGGCGGCCCGACCTGCAGATCGTTCCCCTGCGCGGCAATGTGGCGACCCGGCTGGGCAAGCTGGGGGTGGAGTGCGACGCGACGCTGCTGGCGGCAGCCGGGCTCGACCGGCTGGGCATCGATGAGGGCTCCCCCGTCGAGACGGACGTGATGCTGCCGGCACCGGCCCAGGCCGCGATCGGGATCGAGTGCCGGACCGACGATGCGCGGGTGCGGGAACTGCTCGCGCCGATCAATCATGGCGCCACCTGCGCCGCGGTTCATGCGGAGCGCGCCTTTGCCCGTGCGGTCGGCGGTTCCTGCCACTCGCCGGTGGCGGCGCTGGCCGTGGTCGGCGCGGACGGGCTGATCTGGCTTCGCGCGGAACTGCTGAGCACGGACGGCGCCGAACAGGAGGGCGGGGAAGTGCGGTTCGATCCCGTAAGCGATAGCGATGCGCCCGAAGCGCTGGCCCGCGACCTGCTTGAGCGGGCACCGCCTTCGATCCGAACCCTGTTCGCCTGA
- the tsaD gene encoding tRNA (adenosine(37)-N6)-threonylcarbamoyltransferase complex transferase subunit TsaD: MTLILGLESSCDDSAAALVTGDRRILAQAVVGQNSAHQPYGGVVPEIAARAHVEVLPGLIAQVLADAGVSPHQLDAVAATAGPGLIGGVMVGLLAGKGLALAAGKPLLAVNHLEGHALSPRLTDPDLRFPYLLLLASGGHCQLLEVRGVGDYRRLATTIDDAAGEAFDKAAKLLGLPYPGGPAIEALARDGDPTAVPLPRPLVGSPEPHFSFAGLKSAVQRAVAAGTHAPADVAASFQQAVVDCLLDRTRRALAASDAPALVVAGGVAANGAIRAALQQLAAEHGRAFSSPPGWLCTDNAAMIAWAGAERFAAGLVDPLDAPARARWPLDPAAEAVRGAGVKA; the protein is encoded by the coding sequence ATGACCCTGATCCTTGGCCTTGAGTCTTCCTGCGACGACAGTGCGGCGGCACTCGTCACCGGCGACCGGCGCATCCTGGCGCAGGCGGTGGTCGGTCAGAACAGCGCGCACCAGCCTTATGGCGGCGTGGTGCCGGAGATCGCGGCGCGCGCGCATGTCGAGGTGCTGCCCGGCCTCATCGCGCAGGTACTGGCGGACGCCGGGGTCAGCCCGCATCAGCTTGACGCGGTGGCCGCAACCGCCGGGCCGGGACTGATCGGCGGGGTGATGGTGGGCCTGCTCGCCGGCAAGGGGCTGGCGTTGGCCGCTGGCAAGCCGCTGTTGGCCGTCAATCATCTCGAAGGCCATGCGCTGTCCCCCCGGCTGACCGACCCCGACCTGCGCTTTCCCTATCTGCTGCTGCTCGCCAGCGGCGGGCATTGCCAGCTCCTCGAGGTTCGCGGGGTCGGCGACTATCGCCGCCTTGCGACCACCATCGACGATGCGGCCGGTGAAGCGTTCGACAAGGCCGCCAAGCTGCTCGGCCTGCCCTACCCTGGCGGACCCGCGATCGAGGCGCTGGCCCGTGACGGCGACCCCACCGCCGTGCCGCTGCCCCGGCCGCTGGTCGGCTCACCCGAGCCGCATTTCTCCTTCGCTGGCCTCAAGAGCGCGGTTCAGCGGGCGGTTGCGGCCGGCACTCATGCGCCGGCGGACGTCGCCGCCAGTTTTCAGCAGGCGGTGGTGGACTGCCTGCTCGATCGTACCCGCCGCGCGCTCGCGGCGAGCGATGCACCCGCGCTGGTCGTGGCTGGCGGTGTTGCCGCGAACGGAGCCATCCGCGCGGCGCTCCAGCAACTCGCCGCCGAGCATGGCCGCGCCTTCTCCAGTCCGCCCGGCTGGCTCTGCACCGACAATGCGGCGATGATCGCCTGGGCCGGGGCGGAGCGTTTCGCGGCCGGCCTGGTGGATCCACTCGACGCACCGGCGCGCGCTCGCTGGCCGCTCGATCCGGCCGCCGAGGCGGTACGCGGCGCAGGAGTGAAGGCATGA
- a CDS encoding NAD(P)H-dependent glycerol-3-phosphate dehydrogenase, which produces MKVGVIGGGAWGTALAQVAAAQGEPVLLWAREAEVVTSVNSDHENKLFLPGLRLAQSIRATSDIGALGACEALLAVTPAQHMRSVLAGAPAIRGPLILCAKGIEEGSGSLLHSIAREVCPHAEVMVLSGPTFAHEVAAGLPTALTLAATDQPLAEQVRARLAQPAFRLYLSDDVAGAEVGGAIKNVLAIACGVVEGRGLGQNARAALIARGFAEMTRFGLAAGARRETLAGLCGLGDLVLTCSSTSSRNYSLGVGLGQGRPAADLLTDRRTVAEGAFTAPVLHRLAQERGIDMPIVAAVATLLAGHASVDAVLESLLSRPPRAEAQ; this is translated from the coding sequence ATGAAGGTCGGAGTGATCGGCGGCGGCGCGTGGGGGACCGCCTTGGCGCAGGTCGCAGCAGCGCAGGGTGAGCCGGTGCTGTTGTGGGCGCGCGAGGCCGAGGTCGTGACTTCGGTCAATTCCGACCACGAGAACAAGCTCTTCCTTCCGGGCCTGCGCCTTGCCCAGAGCATTCGGGCGACGAGCGACATCGGTGCGCTCGGGGCTTGCGAGGCGTTGCTGGCGGTCACCCCGGCCCAGCACATGCGCTCCGTTCTTGCTGGGGCGCCCGCCATTCGCGGCCCACTCATCCTCTGCGCCAAGGGGATTGAGGAAGGCAGTGGTTCGCTCCTCCACAGCATTGCGCGTGAAGTGTGCCCTCATGCAGAGGTGATGGTGCTTTCGGGACCGACCTTCGCGCACGAGGTCGCGGCCGGGCTGCCCACCGCCTTGACCCTCGCCGCCACCGACCAGCCCTTGGCCGAGCAGGTGCGCGCTCGCCTCGCCCAGCCGGCCTTCCGCCTTTACCTCAGCGACGACGTCGCTGGCGCCGAAGTCGGCGGAGCGATCAAGAACGTCCTCGCGATCGCTTGCGGCGTGGTGGAGGGGCGCGGCCTTGGCCAGAACGCGCGCGCCGCGCTGATAGCACGGGGTTTTGCCGAAATGACCCGGTTCGGGCTGGCCGCAGGCGCCCGGCGCGAGACGCTGGCCGGGCTGTGCGGGCTTGGTGACCTCGTCCTCACCTGTTCCAGCACCAGCAGCCGCAATTATTCGCTCGGTGTCGGGCTGGGGCAAGGTCGCCCCGCCGCGGACCTGCTGACCGACCGACGAACGGTCGCCGAGGGCGCCTTCACCGCACCCGTGCTGCACCGCCTGGCGCAGGAACGCGGGATAGACATGCCGATCGTCGCGGCCGTTGCGACCCTGCTGGCCGGCCACGCGAGCGTCGATGCGGTGCTCGAAAGCCTGCTCAGTCGACCGCCCCGGGCCGAGGCGCAGTAG
- a CDS encoding DUF1674 domain-containing protein — MKRPKHLDPPAYLSKSPPVPAPDLAEPAGPPAGDKPRPEPTRYGDWEKNGIAWDF, encoded by the coding sequence ATGAAGCGGCCCAAGCACCTCGACCCGCCCGCCTACCTCAGCAAGTCGCCGCCGGTTCCGGCGCCCGACCTGGCGGAGCCAGCCGGTCCGCCCGCCGGCGACAAGCCGCGCCCGGAGCCAACCCGTTATGGCGACTGGGAAAAGAACGGCATCGCCTGGGATTTCTGA
- a CDS encoding RsmB/NOP family class I SAM-dependent RNA methyltransferase, with the protein MSGAAPRGTEGLSERRAALQLLDAVLRRGQTLDSAAQRLAGDDRALALAIAGETLRRLPELDALIDGATRLRLADDAKARMVLRLALAQKLAMNVPDHALVATALPLVDGGPRRLVHGVLGTLLRRGLEASDAPHLPAAVEERWTAAWGDEVVAAARRAIVRRPPLDLSFADDAAAQEFAADNEGVSLVTNHVRLSGGAPVQLLPGFGEGGWWVQDLAASLPARLIPRDAATVLDLCAAPGGKTMQLASRGHHVTAVDRSESRLARLSENLHRTGLEAETMASEAMAWGRGDYDAVLLDAPCSATGTFRRHPEVLYRAGPRIIADSAVRQAELLAHAASLLRPGGTLVYAVCSLELDEGEEIVAAPPAGLAIDPISPDELPSGIAPHERGWLRVLPGMLEKEGGLDGFFIARLVRG; encoded by the coding sequence ATGAGTGGCGCCGCGCCAAGAGGGACCGAAGGCCTAAGTGAGCGGCGAGCGGCGCTGCAACTGCTCGATGCGGTGCTGCGCCGTGGCCAGACGCTCGACAGTGCCGCGCAGCGGCTGGCGGGTGACGATCGCGCCCTGGCCCTTGCCATCGCCGGTGAGACGCTGCGCCGCCTGCCCGAACTGGACGCCCTGATCGACGGCGCGACGCGCCTGCGGCTGGCCGACGACGCCAAGGCGCGCATGGTGCTGCGCCTTGCCCTTGCCCAGAAACTGGCGATGAACGTGCCCGACCACGCATTAGTCGCCACCGCGCTGCCGCTGGTCGACGGCGGACCGAGGCGGTTGGTCCACGGTGTCCTGGGCACCCTGTTGCGGCGCGGGTTGGAGGCGAGCGACGCTCCTCATCTCCCTGCGGCGGTTGAAGAGCGCTGGACCGCTGCGTGGGGCGACGAGGTGGTGGCGGCTGCGCGCCGCGCCATCGTCCGGCGGCCGCCGCTCGATCTCAGCTTTGCCGACGATGCGGCTGCCCAGGAGTTCGCGGCGGATAATGAGGGGGTCAGCCTGGTGACGAACCACGTCCGCCTCAGCGGCGGTGCGCCCGTACAGCTATTGCCCGGCTTCGGTGAAGGCGGCTGGTGGGTGCAGGATCTGGCGGCTTCGCTGCCGGCACGACTGATCCCGCGCGATGCTGCCACGGTGCTCGACCTCTGTGCCGCCCCGGGCGGCAAGACGATGCAGCTGGCGTCACGCGGTCACCATGTCACTGCCGTCGATCGGTCGGAAAGTCGTCTGGCACGACTTTCCGAGAATCTGCACCGGACCGGCCTTGAGGCCGAAACAATGGCGTCGGAAGCCATGGCCTGGGGCCGCGGCGACTATGACGCCGTGCTGCTCGACGCGCCTTGTTCGGCGACCGGCACGTTTCGCCGCCACCCCGAGGTGCTGTACCGCGCCGGGCCACGCATCATTGCCGACAGCGCCGTGCGTCAGGCTGAGCTGCTGGCCCATGCGGCCAGCCTGCTGCGGCCCGGCGGCACATTGGTCTACGCGGTCTGCTCGCTGGAGCTGGACGAGGGAGAGGAGATCGTCGCCGCTCCGCCCGCAGGCCTCGCCATTGACCCGATCAGTCCAGATGAACTTCCGTCCGGCATCGCCCCGCACGAGCGCGGCTGGTTGCGCGTTTTGCCCGGAATGCTGGAGAAAGAAGGCGGATTGGACGGCTTCTTCATCGCCCGGCTTGTCCGCGGCTAG
- the rpe gene encoding ribulose-phosphate 3-epimerase has translation MVRIAPSILSADFARLGEEVRAIDEAGADWIHIDVMDGHFVPNLTIGPAVVKALRPHSAKPFDVHLMISPVDPFLDAFADAGADIITVHPEAGPHLHRTIQRIKGLGKRAGVSLNPATPAKMLDYVLDELDLVLVMSVNPGFGGQKFISSQLRKIEAIAKRIAKEGLTCELEVDGGVDPTTARQCIDAGATALVAGTAAFTGGPERYAANIASLRGPA, from the coding sequence ATGGTCCGCATCGCTCCCTCCATCCTGTCCGCCGATTTTGCCCGCCTCGGCGAGGAGGTTCGGGCGATCGACGAGGCGGGGGCCGACTGGATCCACATCGATGTGATGGACGGGCATTTTGTCCCCAACCTCACCATCGGGCCGGCGGTGGTTAAGGCGCTTCGCCCGCACAGCGCCAAGCCGTTCGACGTGCACCTGATGATTTCGCCGGTGGATCCGTTCCTCGACGCCTTCGCCGACGCGGGCGCCGACATCATCACCGTCCACCCGGAAGCAGGGCCGCACCTTCACCGGACCATTCAGCGCATCAAGGGCCTCGGCAAGCGGGCCGGCGTCTCGCTCAACCCCGCTACTCCCGCCAAAATGCTGGATTATGTGCTGGACGAGCTCGACCTTGTCCTCGTCATGAGCGTCAATCCGGGCTTCGGCGGGCAGAAATTCATTTCAAGCCAGCTCCGGAAGATCGAGGCCATTGCCAAGCGCATCGCCAAGGAAGGTCTCACCTGTGAGCTGGAGGTCGACGGCGGCGTTGATCCCACGACGGCCCGCCAGTGCATCGACGCTGGCGCAACGGCGCTGGTCGCCGGAACTGCGGCCTTCACCGGCGGCCCGGAGCGGTACGCTGCCAACATTGCTTCCCTTCGAGGCCCCGCGTGA
- a CDS encoding heparinase II/III family protein, which yields MSSAGGVDRLGRPPVLRRLFGRNKPPLRLAAVPRDHVHGDRARGDQLLGGKLIRGTDMLTLPDVDFAAIGTMSPLARELQGFSWLRDLSAAASREKGARLAEAVAARWLVAHGGKVDAAWTPPLWGERLLFWTAYAPYLLSSSDAGYRSALLNTMARGARHLAVNADQSPPGLPRITAWAGLTAGALLLQGQSSRVARAEAGLTRALATGQFDDGGLVSRSPAEQALLVDRLGLLHAAYHAAKQAMPDALDNAATAALAALHGVTMGDGALGSWQGGNPGETARIAALIEGCGLRARPLRQARGWGYHRLTALGTILVIDAAPPPPTRMARIGSASTLAMELSDGPQRLVVNCGGPGLLPTSLPAELAQALRTTAAHSTLTLSDTNSTAILPDGSLGTGVRDVTLDRRDDDEFTRLEASHDGYVRGFGLIHSRGVMLANDGKEVRGLDRLLPKGRKKIRDAASYTLRFHLAPGVEAVATADQMGAILRSPGAPPWNFRCKGARLEVEESVWVDGTGRLASCLQLAITGEVSALGVDIGWQFRRSS from the coding sequence GTGAGCAGCGCGGGCGGAGTCGACCGGCTCGGCCGCCCGCCCGTTCTGCGGCGGCTGTTCGGCCGCAACAAGCCGCCGCTGCGGCTTGCCGCGGTCCCGCGAGACCATGTTCATGGTGATCGCGCCCGCGGTGACCAGTTGCTCGGCGGCAAGCTCATCCGCGGCACCGACATGCTCACCCTGCCGGACGTCGACTTTGCCGCGATTGGCACCATGTCGCCGCTTGCACGGGAGTTGCAGGGCTTTTCATGGCTTCGTGACCTGTCGGCCGCTGCCTCCCGTGAGAAGGGTGCCCGCCTCGCCGAAGCGGTCGCTGCCCGCTGGCTGGTGGCGCATGGCGGCAAGGTCGACGCGGCCTGGACGCCGCCGCTGTGGGGCGAGAGGTTGCTGTTCTGGACCGCCTACGCCCCTTACCTCCTGTCGAGCAGTGACGCCGGCTATCGTTCGGCCCTGCTCAACACGATGGCGCGCGGTGCCCGCCACCTGGCGGTCAACGCCGACCAGTCGCCACCTGGCCTGCCCCGGATCACGGCCTGGGCAGGCCTGACCGCCGGCGCGCTGCTGCTCCAGGGGCAGTCGAGCCGGGTCGCCCGAGCCGAGGCCGGCCTGACCCGCGCCCTTGCGACCGGCCAGTTCGACGATGGTGGGCTGGTGTCCCGCTCCCCCGCCGAGCAGGCGCTGCTGGTCGACCGGCTCGGCCTGCTGCACGCGGCTTATCATGCCGCCAAGCAGGCGATGCCGGACGCGCTAGACAATGCCGCAACGGCCGCGCTCGCGGCCCTGCACGGGGTCACGATGGGCGATGGCGCGCTTGGCAGCTGGCAGGGCGGCAACCCTGGCGAAACCGCCCGTATAGCGGCCCTGATCGAAGGCTGCGGCCTGCGTGCCCGTCCGCTTCGGCAGGCGCGCGGCTGGGGCTATCACCGGCTGACAGCGCTTGGCACCATCCTCGTGATCGATGCCGCACCCCCGCCGCCTACGCGGATGGCGCGGATCGGCTCGGCCTCGACGTTAGCCATGGAGCTGAGCGACGGGCCGCAGCGGCTGGTCGTCAACTGCGGTGGGCCAGGCCTCCTGCCCACCAGCCTTCCGGCTGAGCTGGCGCAGGCCCTGCGCACCACCGCCGCGCACAGCACGCTCACCCTGTCGGACACCAACTCCACCGCCATTCTCCCCGACGGCAGCCTCGGCACAGGCGTTAGGGACGTCACCCTCGACCGCCGCGACGATGACGAGTTCACCCGCCTCGAGGCCAGTCACGACGGCTACGTCCGCGGCTTTGGCCTGATCCACAGCCGCGGCGTCATGCTGGCGAACGACGGCAAGGAAGTGCGCGGCCTCGACCGGCTGCTGCCAAAAGGCCGCAAGAAGATCCGCGACGCTGCGTCCTATACGCTGCGCTTCCACCTCGCGCCCGGGGTGGAAGCGGTTGCCACCGCTGACCAGATGGGCGCGATCCTTCGCTCGCCCGGCGCGCCCCCGTGGAACTTCCGCTGCAAGGGTGCCCGCCTGGAAGTGGAGGAAAGCGTGTGGGTGGACGGTACGGGCCGCCTCGCCTCCTGCCTTCAGCTGGCGATCACTGGCGAGGTTTCGGCGCTGGGCGTCGACATTGGCTGGCAATTCCGCCGCTCATCCTGA
- the purH gene encoding bifunctional phosphoribosylaminoimidazolecarboxamide formyltransferase/IMP cyclohydrolase produces MTDLVPIRRALLSLSDKNGLDELAAALIRHGVELVSTGGTAARLRELGHPVRDVSDLTGFPEMMDGRVKTLHPKVHGGLLAVRDNAEHQAAAAEHGIAPIDLVVVNLYPFEQTVARGAPRDAIIENIDIGGPSMVRSAAKNHAHVAILTDPTDYQALVGELDAHGGSTSLAMRRRLAGKAFALTAAYDSAIASWFAFADQGQAFPATLPLALTKSAELRYGENPHQSAALYLPQVRSVAGVAGARQIQGKELSYNNLNDADAALELVSEFRDGPPACVIVKHANPCGVAQADSLLGAYTSALQCDDVSAFGGIVAVNRSLDAETARAITGIFTEVVIAPDADEEAVALFAAKKNLRLLLAGALPNPRRPGLQLKTIAGGVLVQSRDNGVIAPGDLRVVTRREPTAQEVADCRFAWTVAKHVKSNAIVYAKDGATAGIGAGQMNRRDSARIAAVKAREAAETHGWAEPRTVGSAVASDAFFPFADGLLAAAEAGATAVIQPGGSMRDEEVIRAADEAGLAMIFTGMRHFRH; encoded by the coding sequence ATGACCGATCTCGTGCCCATCCGCCGGGCGCTCCTCTCCCTTTCCGACAAGAATGGCCTTGATGAGCTGGCCGCGGCGCTGATCCGTCACGGCGTCGAACTGGTCTCGACTGGTGGCACGGCCGCGCGGTTGCGGGAGCTTGGGCATCCGGTTCGCGACGTGTCGGACCTCACCGGCTTCCCCGAGATGATGGACGGGCGGGTCAAGACGCTTCATCCGAAGGTCCATGGCGGCCTCCTCGCCGTTCGCGACAATGCGGAGCATCAGGCCGCGGCGGCCGAGCATGGCATCGCCCCGATCGACCTGGTCGTCGTCAATCTCTACCCCTTCGAGCAGACCGTCGCCCGCGGCGCCCCGCGCGACGCAATCATCGAGAATATCGACATCGGCGGACCGTCGATGGTCCGCTCGGCCGCCAAAAACCACGCCCATGTCGCGATCCTGACCGACCCGACCGACTATCAAGCGCTGGTCGGTGAACTGGACGCGCATGGCGGCAGCACCTCGCTTGCCATGCGGCGGCGGCTGGCGGGCAAGGCGTTCGCACTGACCGCGGCTTACGACAGCGCCATCGCCAGCTGGTTCGCCTTCGCCGATCAGGGTCAGGCGTTCCCCGCTACTCTGCCGCTCGCGCTCACCAAGTCGGCGGAGCTGCGCTATGGCGAGAACCCGCACCAGTCCGCCGCCCTTTACCTGCCGCAGGTGCGGAGCGTCGCTGGCGTCGCCGGCGCGCGCCAGATCCAGGGCAAGGAACTCAGCTACAATAATCTGAACGACGCCGACGCGGCGCTCGAGCTCGTCTCCGAATTCCGGGATGGCCCGCCCGCCTGCGTGATCGTCAAGCACGCCAACCCCTGTGGAGTGGCGCAAGCCGACTCTCTGCTGGGTGCCTATACGTCCGCGCTGCAGTGCGATGACGTGTCGGCTTTTGGCGGCATCGTCGCCGTGAACCGGTCGCTCGACGCGGAAACCGCGCGGGCCATCACCGGTATCTTCACCGAGGTGGTGATCGCGCCGGACGCCGACGAGGAGGCCGTGGCGCTGTTCGCGGCCAAGAAGAACCTTCGGCTGCTGCTGGCCGGTGCCTTGCCCAATCCCCGCCGGCCGGGGCTCCAGCTCAAGACCATTGCGGGCGGCGTGCTGGTGCAAAGCCGTGACAATGGCGTGATCGCACCCGGTGACCTGCGTGTCGTCACCAGGCGCGAGCCGACCGCGCAGGAGGTGGCCGACTGCCGCTTTGCCTGGACGGTCGCCAAGCACGTCAAGTCGAATGCGATCGTCTATGCCAAGGACGGCGCGACCGCAGGGATTGGCGCGGGCCAGATGAACCGGCGCGATTCCGCCCGGATCGCCGCCGTGAAGGCGCGCGAAGCCGCCGAAACCCACGGCTGGGCCGAGCCGCGGACCGTGGGTTCGGCGGTGGCCAGCGATGCCTTCTTCCCATTTGCCGACGGCCTGCTGGCGGCGGCCGAGGCGGGGGCGACAGCGGTGATCCAGCCGGGCGGCTCGATGCGGGACGAGGAAGTCATCCGCGCCGCCGACGAGGCCGGGCTGGCGATGATCTTCACGGGGATGAGGCACTTCCGGCACTGA
- a CDS encoding oligosaccharide flippase family protein: MTAATDAEPQAPSADLAALARGGRINFFGFVLRLAARLPFLFIAGRMYGAEALGRFAYAVLIVEFAAQLSTLGLKRGLAQQLSETDKDHACVAWDALLVAALGSAIGMGILFVFPEAMFPNSQIHGLEWLLPLAVLALAWSDIMLAALAYRHDVGATVRARAIVEPWIISGAALAFAFISKRDGLIISYALSMLGAVVASAIPFLRSYGFARGWRPDPGEAWHIARRYLPVAAADTVEWGSRRIDLAILGLFATPYMVGIYYVAQNVASLPSKLKTSFDPILSPVIANNVASGDYLGVARQVRQVGFWVIAAQAAVGLALCIPGKAVMGLVGPNFVAGTAALAFLLAAEVVAATATTSEAALIYIARKRNMLLSLIMLGLQAVLTVVFILIMRRLGWPPNWQATSPAIALAVALVFAAVTKASLASRLLGAPVSGWRWPLVWAAAAATLVGELAIRLPEWLELGLGIPAILATFGAVIWLRGFGPEDRELFRMRKADIEELELREAELPAPGTSGDVVR; the protein is encoded by the coding sequence TTGACCGCGGCGACGGACGCGGAACCGCAGGCGCCAAGCGCGGACCTCGCCGCGCTGGCTCGGGGCGGCCGGATCAACTTCTTCGGCTTCGTGCTTCGCCTGGCGGCGCGCCTGCCGTTCCTGTTCATCGCCGGGCGAATGTATGGCGCCGAAGCGCTTGGCCGCTTTGCCTATGCGGTGCTGATCGTCGAGTTCGCCGCCCAGCTTTCGACGCTGGGCCTCAAGCGCGGGCTGGCACAGCAGTTGAGCGAGACGGACAAGGATCATGCCTGCGTGGCCTGGGATGCGCTGCTGGTCGCCGCGCTGGGCTCGGCCATCGGGATGGGCATCCTGTTCGTCTTTCCGGAGGCGATGTTTCCCAATTCGCAGATCCACGGGCTGGAGTGGTTGCTGCCGCTGGCCGTGCTGGCGCTGGCCTGGTCAGACATCATGCTGGCGGCGCTGGCCTACCGCCACGACGTCGGCGCCACCGTCCGCGCACGAGCCATCGTCGAGCCGTGGATCATCAGTGGCGCGGCCTTGGCCTTCGCCTTCATCTCCAAGCGCGACGGACTGATCATCTCCTATGCGCTGTCGATGCTGGGCGCGGTGGTCGCGTCGGCCATCCCGTTCCTGCGCAGCTATGGCTTTGCCCGCGGCTGGCGGCCCGACCCGGGCGAAGCCTGGCACATCGCGCGCCGCTACCTGCCGGTCGCCGCCGCCGACACGGTGGAGTGGGGCAGCCGCCGCATCGACCTCGCCATCCTCGGCCTGTTCGCGACACCCTATATGGTGGGCATCTATTACGTCGCCCAGAACGTTGCCTCGCTGCCGTCCAAGCTCAAGACCAGCTTCGATCCGATCCTGAGCCCGGTCATCGCCAACAATGTCGCCTCAGGCGACTATCTGGGCGTGGCCAGGCAAGTTCGGCAGGTCGGCTTCTGGGTGATCGCCGCACAGGCCGCCGTGGGCCTGGCGCTCTGCATTCCCGGCAAGGCAGTGATGGGGCTGGTCGGACCGAACTTCGTGGCCGGCACCGCGGCGCTGGCCTTCCTGCTCGCCGCCGAAGTCGTGGCGGCAACCGCCACCACCAGCGAGGCGGCGCTGATCTACATCGCGCGCAAGCGCAACATGCTGCTGTCGCTGATCATGTTGGGCCTGCAGGCGGTGCTGACGGTCGTGTTCATCCTGATCATGCGCCGGTTAGGCTGGCCGCCGAACTGGCAGGCGACCTCGCCGGCGATCGCGCTTGCGGTGGCGCTCGTGTTCGCGGCCGTCACCAAGGCATCGCTGGCGTCCCGGCTGCTGGGAGCACCGGTCAGCGGCTGGCGCTGGCCGCTGGTGTGGGCAGCCGCCGCCGCCACGCTGGTCGGTGAACTGGCGATCCGCTTGCCCGAGTGGCTGGAACTCGGGCTCGGCATTCCGGCGATCCTGGCGACCTTTGGCGCGGTGATCTGGCTTCGTGGCTTCGGGCCCGAGGACCGCGAACTGTTCCGGATGCGCAAGGCCGACATCGAGGAACTGGAGCTGCGCGAAGCAGAGCTTCCGGCGCCAGGGACCAGCGGCGACGTGGTTCGGTAG